A portion of the Halopelagius inordinatus genome contains these proteins:
- a CDS encoding HEAT repeat domain-containing protein, which translates to MSDGDDETPAEESSGAEDTDESVAITPDSLDTRLSETREELDAAETESDLDAVEARLDDIETDLEAALPESDEDDEDDEDAENPREELESTLSELRDELEAKRGPYASDVVDDIESAQSKISDTRWTDRGEGEIVEVVESFAADVTEILDASVSVDGTDESDLTSALDEAIAAVEAAALDADDDEETIASLLDATDDLESGLEDAQEWDDLETNEQLQAQGFYDVLGHYKDFPPEWAALKEWEKRGRVDMILLANDSLQSDFMERHCMEALIRLGDPEAFDEMHQLAQRRDKRAIKALGKMGEGAQEAVETLVEYVDADSDPQLQKVTLKALGEIGSPDATQAIADKLEMENDVVRPLAARALGLVGDTRAVKPLSNTLEDDESDNVRAAAAWALRQIGTDEALETAADYADDRSFLVQNEAEIASEWLSSEESGATGTGKPTA; encoded by the coding sequence ATGAGCGACGGGGACGACGAGACGCCCGCCGAAGAATCGTCCGGAGCCGAAGACACCGACGAGTCGGTCGCTATCACGCCCGATTCGCTCGACACGCGCCTGAGCGAGACGCGAGAGGAACTCGACGCCGCCGAAACCGAGTCCGACCTCGACGCCGTGGAGGCGAGACTCGACGACATCGAGACCGACCTCGAAGCCGCCCTGCCGGAGTCCGACGAGGACGACGAAGACGACGAGGACGCCGAGAACCCCCGCGAGGAACTCGAATCGACGCTCTCGGAACTTCGCGACGAACTCGAAGCAAAGCGCGGCCCGTACGCCTCGGACGTGGTCGACGACATCGAGTCCGCGCAGTCGAAGATTTCGGACACTCGCTGGACCGACCGCGGCGAGGGCGAAATCGTCGAGGTGGTCGAGTCGTTCGCCGCGGACGTAACCGAGATTCTCGACGCCTCCGTCTCCGTCGACGGAACCGACGAGTCCGACCTCACTTCGGCGCTCGACGAGGCCATCGCCGCCGTCGAAGCCGCGGCCCTCGACGCCGACGACGACGAGGAGACCATCGCGTCGCTTCTGGACGCGACGGACGACCTGGAGTCCGGACTCGAAGACGCCCAAGAGTGGGACGACTTAGAGACCAACGAGCAACTCCAAGCGCAGGGGTTCTACGACGTGCTCGGCCACTACAAGGACTTCCCGCCGGAGTGGGCCGCACTCAAAGAGTGGGAGAAGCGCGGCCGCGTCGACATGATTCTGCTCGCGAACGACAGCCTCCAGTCGGACTTCATGGAGCGACACTGCATGGAGGCTCTCATCCGACTCGGCGACCCCGAGGCGTTCGACGAGATGCACCAACTCGCCCAGCGCCGGGACAAGCGGGCGATCAAAGCGCTCGGAAAGATGGGTGAGGGCGCCCAAGAGGCAGTCGAGACGCTCGTCGAGTACGTCGACGCCGACTCGGACCCGCAACTCCAGAAGGTGACGCTGAAAGCCCTCGGCGAAATCGGCTCGCCGGACGCGACGCAGGCGATTGCGGACAAACTGGAGATGGAAAACGACGTCGTCCGTCCTCTCGCCGCGCGCGCCCTCGGACTCGTCGGCGACACGCGGGCCGTGAAACCGCTCTCGAACACGCTCGAAGACGACGAGAGCGACAACGTCCGGGCCGCCGCCGCGTGGGCCCTCCGACAGATCGGTACCGACGAGGCCCTCGAAACGGCCGCAGACTACGCCGACGACCGCTCGTTCCTCGTCCAAAACGAGGCCGAAATCGCCTCCGAGTGGCTCTCCTCGGAGGAGTCGGGAGCGACCGGAACCGGGAAGCCGACGGCGTAA
- a CDS encoding phospholipase D-like domain-containing protein, whose product MSLSRTASMLAVCVLCCLLASPVAAAPPSAETATDGAAAAAANASARPPSILGAYPNPLTDGDDGEYVVVRAGGASNLTLSDGESTVTVPPDEGVVALSADPARTRTLTDRRVVAARLGLSNAGERLVLRRDGVVVDETTYGRAPDAERWNATEKRWVPRGLTLRDAVSTGPANATAFVLPDDPSVVRETLRSADDRLLLAGYTLSSRRVADALVAANRRGADVRVLVEGGPVGGVSTRQAETLARLARAGVAVRVVSGPRARFDYHHAKYAVVDGRALVSTENWKPSGTGGRENRGWGVRLDDARTAEELAAVFEHDFGGADAVPWRRYRQGRSFVEASPSGGDFPRRVAAESVAVEEVRVLTAPGNAGSEVVERVEEANRSIDVLAPRVDTDGRLFDALAGAARRGVSVRILLSNAWYDEEANAAVVNRTRTLRERGYDIEARVARPDGRFGKVHAKGAVVDGERAFVGSLNWNDHAATENREVVVELVGDGPASYYGAAFEADWRASELGGDDGWWGSETKTTVTLALGALCSLGLAAWVTKKTVRFET is encoded by the coding sequence GTGTCGCTCAGTCGCACCGCCTCGATGCTCGCCGTCTGCGTGCTGTGCTGTCTACTCGCGTCTCCCGTCGCCGCCGCGCCCCCGTCCGCGGAGACGGCGACGGACGGGGCGGCGGCCGCCGCGGCGAACGCCTCCGCCCGCCCGCCGTCGATTCTCGGCGCGTACCCGAATCCGCTGACCGACGGCGACGACGGCGAGTACGTCGTCGTCCGCGCGGGCGGGGCGTCGAACCTGACGCTCTCGGACGGCGAATCCACGGTCACTGTTCCGCCCGACGAGGGCGTCGTCGCTCTCTCGGCGGACCCCGCGCGGACGCGGACCCTCACCGACCGCCGCGTCGTCGCCGCGCGTCTCGGCCTGTCGAACGCCGGGGAGAGACTGGTTCTTCGGCGCGACGGCGTCGTCGTAGACGAGACGACGTACGGGCGCGCCCCGGACGCCGAACGCTGGAACGCGACCGAAAAGCGGTGGGTTCCGCGCGGTCTGACCCTCCGAGACGCAGTCTCGACCGGACCCGCGAACGCGACGGCGTTCGTTCTGCCCGACGACCCGAGCGTCGTCCGCGAGACGCTTCGGAGCGCCGACGACCGTCTCCTTCTGGCGGGGTATACGCTCTCCTCGCGGCGCGTCGCCGACGCACTCGTCGCCGCGAACCGCCGCGGCGCGGACGTTCGCGTCCTCGTCGAAGGGGGTCCCGTCGGCGGCGTCTCGACGCGACAGGCGGAGACGCTTGCGAGACTGGCGCGGGCGGGCGTCGCCGTCCGCGTCGTCTCCGGGCCGCGGGCGCGGTTCGACTACCACCACGCCAAATACGCCGTCGTCGACGGCAGAGCCCTCGTCTCGACGGAGAACTGGAAACCGAGCGGAACCGGCGGACGGGAGAACCGAGGGTGGGGCGTCCGCCTCGACGACGCGCGAACCGCGGAGGAACTGGCGGCGGTGTTCGAACACGACTTCGGCGGCGCGGACGCCGTCCCGTGGCGGCGGTACCGGCAGGGGCGGTCGTTCGTCGAGGCGTCGCCCTCCGGCGGCGACTTCCCGAGACGCGTCGCCGCCGAGTCCGTCGCAGTCGAGGAGGTTCGCGTCCTGACCGCACCGGGCAACGCCGGGTCCGAGGTGGTCGAACGGGTCGAGGAGGCAAATCGGAGTATCGACGTCCTCGCGCCGCGCGTGGACACGGACGGGCGGCTTTTCGACGCACTCGCGGGGGCGGCCCGCCGCGGCGTCAGCGTCAGGATACTGCTCTCGAACGCGTGGTACGACGAGGAGGCGAACGCGGCGGTGGTCAACCGGACGCGGACACTCCGCGAACGGGGGTACGACATCGAAGCGCGCGTCGCCCGCCCGGACGGCCGGTTCGGAAAGGTCCACGCGAAGGGCGCAGTCGTGGACGGCGAACGGGCGTTCGTCGGCAGTCTCAACTGGAACGACCACGCCGCGACGGAGAACCGCGAAGTCGTCGTCGAACTCGTCGGCGACGGCCCCGCGTCGTACTACGGGGCGGCGTTCGAGGCGGACTGGCGGGCGAGCGAACTCGGCGGCGACGACGGGTGGTGGGGGTCCGAGACGAAGACGACGGTGACGCTCGCTCTCGGCGCACTCTGTTCGCTGGGACTCGCGGCGTGGGTGACGAAGAAAACGGTTCGGTTCGAGACGTGA